Proteins encoded within one genomic window of Acinetobacter sp. YWS30-1:
- a CDS encoding trimeric intracellular cation channel family protein: MLLTVIYIIAITAEAMTGALSAGRRSMDWFGVTIIACVTALGGGSVRDVLLGHYPLTWVKHPEYLVLTCCAAFVTILIAKWMRHLRNIFLVLDALGLIGFTIIGCQIALEMGHGFVVSAVAGVLTGVSGGILRDILCNDVPLVFRRELYASISFVAVIFYWLCSNFGLSLELTIISTLIFGFSLRLIAIYFGLEMPKFIYKDDDEQSASSKDES; the protein is encoded by the coding sequence ATGTTACTGACCGTCATCTATATTATTGCAATTACCGCTGAAGCCATGACCGGAGCCTTGTCTGCCGGTCGGCGTAGTATGGACTGGTTTGGGGTCACGATTATTGCCTGTGTTACGGCGCTCGGTGGTGGTTCGGTACGTGATGTACTACTTGGCCATTATCCTTTGACCTGGGTCAAACACCCGGAATATCTGGTGCTGACTTGCTGTGCCGCCTTTGTCACCATCCTGATTGCCAAATGGATGCGCCATTTACGCAATATCTTCCTGGTACTGGATGCCTTGGGCCTGATTGGCTTTACCATCATTGGCTGCCAGATTGCGCTGGAAATGGGGCATGGTTTTGTAGTCAGTGCGGTCGCCGGGGTTCTGACCGGAGTATCGGGCGGTATTTTACGTGACATTTTATGTAATGATGTGCCTTTAGTCTTCCGCCGTGAACTGTATGCCAGTATTTCCTTTGTTGCAGTCATCTTCTACTGGCTCTGCAGCAATTTCGGTCTGTCACTCGAACTGACCATTATTTCCACCCTGATTTTTGGCTTTAGTTTGCGTTTGATTGCGATCTATTTCGGTCTGGAAATGCCGAAGTTTATCTATAAGGATGATGACGAACAGTCCGCTTCATCCAAAGACGAATCTTGA
- a CDS encoding YchJ family protein, whose protein sequence is MSEACPCGRGEYASCCQPLHQGQQFAQNAEQLMRSRYSAFAKHEIDYIQQTTARGQQQALDMPAIAEWSRTNQWLKLEIVQANEKLDKTHALVEFKAHYHDGKQAQIHHEISHFVKFENRWYFLDPTTDQQFTMKQPCICGSGKKFKQCCAHFL, encoded by the coding sequence ATGTCAGAAGCATGTCCATGTGGACGAGGTGAATACGCAAGCTGTTGCCAGCCACTGCATCAGGGCCAGCAATTTGCTCAAAACGCCGAGCAATTAATGCGCTCGCGGTATAGTGCCTTTGCCAAGCATGAAATTGATTATATCCAGCAGACTACTGCCCGTGGACAGCAGCAGGCTTTGGACATGCCAGCCATTGCTGAATGGAGTAGAACCAATCAATGGCTGAAGTTGGAAATCGTGCAGGCCAATGAAAAGCTGGACAAGACCCATGCGCTGGTCGAGTTCAAAGCACATTATCACGATGGCAAGCAGGCCCAGATTCATCATGAAATTTCACATTTTGTAAAGTTCGAGAATCGCTGGTACTTTCTAGATCCAACGACAGATCAACAGTTTACAATGAAACAGCCGTGCATCTGTGGCTCCGGGAAAAAATTTAAGCAATGTTGTGCGCATTTTTTATAA
- a CDS encoding MFS transporter has protein sequence MDLVSRIQRLPIGKFHYTLLWVIGLGWMFDAMDTGLISFILAKMAEDWQMTADQKSWVVSIGFIGMAIGAIFSGGLADRWGRKTVFASTLVIYSLATAACAFAPNLTWLLVFRFIVGLGLGGQLPVAVTLVSEYIPARVRGRFIVLLESFWGLGWLVAALVSRFVIPDFGWQAAFMIGGIPALYAIVIWKLVPESVPYLINRGRVDEAQALVKKIERKCGVEVMEIFEVKPVADKKNISFTQLWSGIFARRTLMLWLIWFGIVFSYYGIFTWLPSLLVKEGYTIVQSFEYVLVMILAQLPGYIAAAWLVEKLGRKATLAGFIGMCAISAYFFGQSGSVTEIVIWGCLMSFFNLGAWGVLYTYTPEQYPTNIRAFGSGWAGAIGRIGGIAAPFAVTHLMGMPNGFSYVFTMFTAVLIAVAVVILVLGEETKGKTLESMGL, from the coding sequence ATGGATTTAGTTTCTCGGATACAGCGCTTGCCGATCGGCAAGTTCCACTACACTCTTTTATGGGTGATTGGTCTTGGCTGGATGTTTGATGCCATGGATACGGGATTGATTTCCTTTATTCTGGCGAAAATGGCTGAAGACTGGCAGATGACCGCTGACCAGAAAAGCTGGGTGGTTTCGATCGGTTTTATCGGTATGGCGATTGGAGCGATTTTCTCAGGTGGACTGGCAGATCGCTGGGGACGTAAAACGGTATTTGCCAGTACGCTGGTGATTTATAGTCTGGCGACTGCTGCCTGTGCCTTTGCGCCGAATCTGACCTGGTTACTGGTATTTCGTTTTATTGTCGGTCTGGGATTAGGGGGTCAGTTGCCGGTTGCGGTGACACTGGTCAGTGAATATATCCCGGCACGGGTACGTGGTCGTTTCATTGTGCTGCTGGAAAGTTTCTGGGGCTTGGGCTGGCTGGTGGCTGCACTGGTGTCACGTTTTGTGATTCCTGATTTTGGCTGGCAAGCTGCATTCATGATTGGCGGGATACCGGCACTGTATGCCATCGTAATCTGGAAACTGGTGCCTGAGTCGGTACCGTATCTGATCAATCGTGGCCGGGTAGATGAAGCGCAGGCTCTGGTTAAAAAGATTGAGCGCAAATGCGGCGTCGAAGTCATGGAAATCTTTGAAGTTAAACCCGTGGCTGACAAGAAGAATATCTCGTTTACCCAGCTCTGGAGTGGTATTTTTGCCCGCCGAACCTTGATGCTGTGGCTGATCTGGTTTGGGATCGTTTTTTCCTACTATGGTATTTTTACCTGGTTACCAAGCCTTCTGGTCAAGGAAGGCTATACCATCGTGCAGTCTTTTGAATATGTCCTGGTTATGATTCTGGCGCAATTGCCGGGTTATATTGCGGCAGCATGGCTAGTCGAAAAACTCGGTCGTAAGGCGACTTTAGCTGGCTTTATCGGCATGTGTGCGATTTCAGCCTATTTCTTTGGTCAGTCCGGTAGTGTCACCGAGATCGTAATCTGGGGTTGTCTGATGTCCTTCTTTAATCTGGGGGCATGGGGCGTTCTTTATACCTATACACCAGAACAGTATCCAACCAATATCCGTGCTTTTGGTTCAGGCTGGGCCGGTGCAATTGGTCGTATTGGCGGGATTGCTGCACCTTTTGCCGTAACCCATTTGATGGGGATGCCAAATGGTTTCAGTTACGTCTTTACCATGTTTACTGCAGTATTAATCGCAGTAGCTGTGGTCATTTTAGTCCTGGGTGAAGAGACCAAGGGCAAGACGCTAGAATCTATGGGTTTATAA